Below is a genomic region from Desulfobacter sp..
GGGCTGTGGCCTCACGCTCAGCCATAAAACAAAGTACAGCATAGACTGTTTTATCCAAGGTCTCAGGACGTTTGCCATCTGCAAAATGGTCATCGATGGTATCGCACAAGCAACTCAAAAATAATTTCTAAGTTTTAATTCAAAAGGATGGGGGTTTAAATATGTCTGGACTTTCAACCACGGCTGGTCGTATTTCATGACATAATGTTTGATCAATGTCATCGGAACAATCAAAGGGACATATCCAGATCGATACTGATCAATGACTGACAATAGCTCCTGCTTCTCATCACCACCCAAATTCTTTTTAAAATATCCCATCATGTGATGAAGTACATTGATATTTTTCTTTAAGGTGGATTTAAGCTTTAGGGCTCTGAGTAACAGTTGTTCATACCTGTCAAACAACTCGTCCAAACCATAATCTTTACCTTGAGCGACAATCTTACCCATTTTTCTGTATATGTCCTGATTATGGGATAAAATGAGAAGCTTATTTTGTGTGTGAAATTCTACAAGTCCTCCCAATGATTTATTGTCATTGATAAGCGTTCTCCAGCGTTGCAGTGAAAAGAGGCTTTCAATGAAATTTTCACGCAGCTTAGGGTCATGAAGGCGCCCTGCCTCCTCAACAGGTATTCTTGGAAAAGCTTGTGTAAACGCCTTTGCAAAAAGGCCGGTGCCGTTTTTTCGCACCTTATCGTCATCGCCGTAAACGCGTATCCGGTATAAGCCGCTGCTGGGAGATTTGCTTCTGAATATAAAACCGCAAAGGTCATCCTTGGTCAGTTCTTTCAAACGCTCCTTAATCCAGGTTTCCATCTGAACTGTTTTGTCCACACAGGTTTTCTGTGTCACTAATCTTGGATTTTCGGTGGGACCTACCAGCCTGACCGCTTCACGGGGCGTTGGCATGCCGCATTCAACTTCCGGGCAGACAGGTACATACTCTGCAAACAGTCCAAGGGTCTGAGTCAAAAATCTATCATGACTGTGTCCACCGTCATACCGGACTTTATTTCCTAAAAGACAGGAGCTGATGCCTATTTTGATGGGTGTAAGCATTAAGATTCTCCATTAATTTAAAATAAAACGGCCTAAAATTACCAAGAGCGAAAAGAGAATTCGGTAACGATCGAATAACTATCAGTAGTGTCCGGTTAGGTTGTTGCATATAAAAAGCATCTAAAATCATTGAAAAACAGTCTGTTTTGTGTTGACAAATGTGCGTAAAAATTTTTGTGCGCCTTGAAAACTTAACTCAAGGAGCTCAAATGACGCACATCTCAGTCCCTAAAAAACAACTACGGTCCCTGAACTTTGACAATTTCAGGTGCCCTCTGATAAAGTCACTTTCAAAAGCACCGGAATTACAATCTCGAGGAGACCGCCCTTTAAAAATGACATTCGAAGACCAGATAAATGCT
It encodes:
- a CDS encoding DUF523 and DUF1722 domain-containing protein — translated: MLTPIKIGISSCLLGNKVRYDGGHSHDRFLTQTLGLFAEYVPVCPEVECGMPTPREAVRLVGPTENPRLVTQKTCVDKTVQMETWIKERLKELTKDDLCGFIFRSKSPSSGLYRIRVYGDDDKVRKNGTGLFAKAFTQAFPRIPVEEAGRLHDPKLRENFIESLFSLQRWRTLINDNKSLGGLVEFHTQNKLLILSHNQDIYRKMGKIVAQGKDYGLDELFDRYEQLLLRALKLKSTLKKNINVLHHMMGYFKKNLGGDEKQELLSVIDQYRSGYVPLIVPMTLIKHYVMKYDQPWLKVQTYLNPHPFELKLRNYF